The genomic region GGAGGTCACGCCGCGGTATTCGCAATCGTTGGCGACGTCGGGCACAGGATGCTGCAGCAAGTCGAGCACGCGCTCGCGGTCTTCGGCAACAATGTGCCGCAGCCAGCCGTCGCTTTTCACCCACTGCTCCGGGGCGTAGCCGAGGATCTGCTCGGCACGGCGGCTGACGAACGTGAAGTGCCCGCTGGGCTCCGCCTCCCACACGATGGCGTCGAGGCCTTCGACTAGGTCGTGGAAACGGCGCTGGGCAGCTTCCGCCTCGATGCGGGCCGCTTGTTCCATGAGCAATTGCTTGCGCGCGGTGATGTCGCGCGAATGGATCACGATGCCGGCCACCCAAGGCTCGTCCAGCAAATTCTTCCCGACACACTCCAGGGTGCGCCAGGAGCCGTCCTTGGCGCGGAACCGGAGCTCGACCGGCGGCGAAGTTGCGCCCGGCTTGTTCACCCCGGATTGAAACTTGGCGCCCACCCGGGGAAGGTCTTCCGGACTTATGAACAGGAAGACGTTTTGTCCCACCAGTTCATTGGGCGCATAGCCGAGGTCGCGCTCCAGCGACGGGCTTTGGTAGCGGACCACGCCGTCGGCGCCGAGGATGGTGACAATGTCGGAAGTGTTCTCGATGAGCAGGCGGAAGTACTGCTCGCGCTGGCGAAGTTTCTTCTCGGCACGACGCCGCTGGTCGCTCAGGGAACTGATCAGCACCGCCACGCTGGCGAATACAGTCAACCGCACAATATCGGCTACCGCCGTCGGCAGGACCTGGGAGGGGTGTGGCGGGACAAAGTACGCGTTGATGATGAGAACCGATATGGCGGTGGCAAACAGGCCCGGACCGAGTCCGGCATAGAGGGCGGACAGGACAACGGCGGTAAAGGTCAGCGCCCCGGGACTCTGCTCACGCAACGGCGGGATGGCCCAGGTAATGGCGAAAGCCACCACCGCGCTGGCAGCCGCAAATCCGTAGCGGAACAGCCGCGAACTGCGGCGCGATGCGAACCACTCCCGCGCCCGCGCCAAAGTGCTGTCCCCGCCTACCGGAGCCATGCGGTCCTCGGCGTCAATGGTGCGCGCAGCGGACACATCTTTTCGGTTGGGAAATTCGTCACCAAGCGGTTTCCTGGGCCAGAGAGTATGCACATTATAACCGAATAACCGAGGGTGAATTTCAGTAGCCGCGGGCCTTGTCGACGATGTTCAACAGCGGCGCGCCCGCGAGGAAGCGGCGCAAGTTCTCAGAAACCAGCACGTAATGACGCTCCCAGAGTTTGTCGGTAAGGGCCGCGGTGTGCGGGGTGATGACCAGGTTGGCTGTTTTCCACAGCGGAGAGTCGGGTGGGAGCGGCTCTTTTTCAAAGACATCGAGCGCGGCGCCGGCAATGCGGTGCTGGCCCAGTGCGTCAAGAAGCGCCACCTGATCAATGAGCGCGCCCCGGCTGACGTTGATCAGGTAGGCGTCGGGCTTCATCTGCAACAGCCGATCGCGGTTGATCAGGGCACGCGTGCGCGGGGTCAGCGGCGCGGCCAGCACTACATAATCTGAAACACGAAGCATTTCATCTAATTCATTTGGAGCAAAGACTTTAGAGACGCATGCATGGTGCGGCTTGTCGGCGTGCTCGCGGACCGCAATCACCCTCATGCCGAGCCCGGCGGCCCGTCTCGCCGTTTCCAGGCCGATGCTTCCCAAACCGACAAGCCCCAGCGTCGCGCCGGCAACTTCACGCGGGCGCGGCGACTCGCGCCAGATCTGGTCTTGCGCCCACGTGCTCTCCTGCTGATAGCGAAAGGCGGACGGAAGCCGCTTGGCCAGCGCGAGCACCAACGCGATGGCGTGTTCGGCGACCACCGGTCCGTGGACGTCGCGCGCGTTGGTGACGACAACATCGCCGGCAATGAT from Terriglobia bacterium harbors:
- a CDS encoding D-2-hydroxyacid dehydrogenase, encoding MKILIVVYHPFELWQAPPWFSERLRQDFPGVEVVQRKEYGDIEGDLRDTDIAITWSLRPEQFRAARKLRWIHSPAAAVHALMIPEIIAGDVVVTNARDVHGPVVAEHAIALVLALAKRLPSAFRYQQESTWAQDQIWRESPRPREVAGATLGLVGLGSIGLETARRAAGLGMRVIAVREHADKPHHACVSKVFAPNELDEMLRVSDYVVLAAPLTPRTRALINRDRLLQMKPDAYLINVSRGALIDQVALLDALGQHRIAGAALDVFEKEPLPPDSPLWKTANLVITPHTAALTDKLWERHYVLVSENLRRFLAGAPLLNIVDKARGY
- a CDS encoding PAS domain S-box protein — protein: MSAARTIDAEDRMAPVGGDSTLARAREWFASRRSSRLFRYGFAAASAVVAFAITWAIPPLREQSPGALTFTAVVLSALYAGLGPGLFATAISVLIINAYFVPPHPSQVLPTAVADIVRLTVFASVAVLISSLSDQRRRAEKKLRQREQYFRLLIENTSDIVTILGADGVVRYQSPSLERDLGYAPNELVGQNVFLFISPEDLPRVGAKFQSGVNKPGATSPPVELRFRAKDGSWRTLECVGKNLLDEPWVAGIVIHSRDITARKQLLMEQAARIEAEAAQRRFHDLVEGLDAIVWEAEPSGHFTFVSRRAEQILGYAPEQWVKSDGWLRHIVAEDRERVLDLLQHPVPDVANDCEYRGVTSAGRLLWLRMIVYALRDDSGSVGQLRGLIVDVTERRQAEAALRTSERLATTGRLAASIAHEINNPMAAVTNLIYLIQNAPGVDEPARQYARLAQDELARMAHITRQMLGFYRESAKSVAVQITELLDSVLELYGRRIRHSGAVIEKLYEPVPPIDLYPGEMRQVFSNLLLNALDAVGEGGRVRVHVYASVDWRDPRRSGVRIVIADNGPGIRREYCQKIFEPFFTTKGQKGTGLGLWVSQGIVEKHHGSIRVHSGRQPGRSGTCFSIFLPRGQSASAQAAGAGSAA